One region of Limnospira fusiformis SAG 85.79 genomic DNA includes:
- a CDS encoding DarT ssDNA thymidine ADP-ribosyltransferase family protein: MAEAILYPITHLRNLTSILRSGGILANNRLKSQRINYVDIAHETIHNKRAQINIPCSIGGPLHDYITWYFEPPSPLLYAISRGNIQGYEEGQSPVVHLVATVEDIAAAGMPI; the protein is encoded by the coding sequence ATGGCGGAAGCAATTCTCTACCCTATTACCCATCTTAGAAATTTAACCTCTATCTTGCGTTCTGGTGGCATCCTCGCTAACAATCGCTTAAAATCTCAGCGGATCAATTATGTAGATATTGCTCACGAAACCATTCATAATAAACGCGCTCAAATTAATATTCCTTGTTCAATAGGCGGCCCGCTTCACGATTACATTACCTGGTATTTTGAGCCTCCTTCTCCGCTGCTTTACGCCATCTCCAGAGGCAACATTCAAGGATATGAAGAGGGGCAAAGTCCGGTGGTTCACTTAGTGGCAACAGTCGAGGATATCGCCGCAGCCGGAATGCCAATCTGA
- a CDS encoding DUF2281 domain-containing protein: protein MSLVQTIVEKLENLPPEKQQEVLNFVELLHLQIAPDTDLSQEDETAESVLTKAAQFIGCVEGPADLSTNKNYLEGYGRS, encoded by the coding sequence ATGAGCCTTGTTCAGACCATTGTGGAAAAATTGGAAAATTTACCTCCTGAAAAACAGCAGGAAGTGCTTAATTTCGTAGAATTGTTACACTTACAAATTGCACCCGATACAGATCTCTCTCAAGAAGATGAAACTGCCGAATCAGTTCTCACTAAAGCGGCACAATTTATTGGCTGTGTGGAAGGACCAGCGGATCTCTCAACAAACAAAAATTATCTTGAGGGATACGGCAGGTCATGA
- a CDS encoding type II toxin-antitoxin system VapC family toxin, with amino-acid sequence MRRGIIIDTGPLVALLNKRDSWHEWVKQEVAQVKPPLLTCESVISEACFLLKNLHNGQESVIYLLNNGTIQISFRLNEEAASIQELSRRYQSVPMSLADACIVRMAELYPQSMVLTLDSDFTIYRKNRNQEIPLIMPPS; translated from the coding sequence ATGAGACGGGGAATCATCATCGATACGGGGCCATTGGTTGCGTTACTTAATAAACGCGATAGTTGGCATGAGTGGGTAAAACAGGAAGTGGCTCAAGTTAAACCGCCTTTATTGACTTGTGAATCGGTAATTTCAGAGGCTTGTTTTCTTTTAAAAAACCTACATAACGGTCAAGAGTCAGTTATTTATTTACTAAATAACGGCACGATTCAAATCTCTTTTCGCTTGAATGAAGAAGCCGCTTCCATACAAGAACTGTCGAGGCGCTACCAGTCGGTGCCGATGTCCCTTGCAGATGCCTGTATCGTTAGGATGGCTGAGTTATATCCTCAAAGTATGGTGTTAACCCTCGACAGCGATTTTACGATTTACCGCAAAAACCGAAATCAAGAAATTCCTCTCATTATGCCTCCCAGCTAA
- a CDS encoding DUF2283 domain-containing protein, translating to MKRIRYSPDVDALLIELSEEPIAYAEDEGSLILHYSSSGEVVTIEVLDVKEFMAKNSTAEVSCEN from the coding sequence ATGAAACGGATTCGATATAGTCCAGATGTGGATGCTTTGCTGATTGAACTATCAGAGGAACCCATTGCCTATGCTGAAGATGAAGGCTCCCTAATTCTTCACTATTCTTCCAGTGGAGAGGTAGTGACAATCGAGGTTTTAGATGTCAAAGAATTTATGGCTAAAAACTCCACTGCTGAAGTGAGTTGTGAAAATTGA
- the darT gene encoding type II toxin-antitoxin system toxin DNA ADP-ribosyl transferase DarT, translating into MTTYIYHITHLKNLPSILRSEGLLANNHLKSQPINYVDIAHETIQNKRAQINIPCSRGGTLHDYVPWYFAPRSPMLYAISRGNVQGYEQGQSPVIHLVATAEDIAAASLPFAFTDGHAIVRYSEFYDNLDSLNAIDWEIMNAGYWADTLEDGDRKRRRQAEFLVYEFFPWTLVREIGVIDAGRKAEVEEILQNFTISTPVKVFREWYY; encoded by the coding sequence ATGACCACCTATATCTACCATATTACCCATCTTAAAAATTTACCCTCTATTTTGCGTTCTGAGGGCCTCCTTGCTAACAATCACTTAAAATCTCAGCCGATCAATTATGTAGATATTGCTCACGAAACCATCCAGAATAAACGCGCTCAAATTAATATTCCTTGTTCCAGGGGCGGCACTCTTCATGATTACGTTCCTTGGTATTTTGCGCCTCGTTCTCCGATGCTTTACGCCATATCCAGAGGCAACGTTCAAGGATATGAACAGGGGCAAAGTCCGGTGATTCACTTAGTGGCAACAGCGGAGGATATCGCAGCAGCAAGTCTTCCTTTTGCATTTACGGACGGTCACGCAATTGTTAGGTATTCAGAATTTTATGACAATCTCGACTCTCTCAATGCGATTGATTGGGAGATTATGAATGCAGGGTATTGGGCAGATACCCTGGAGGATGGAGACCGAAAGCGCCGCAGACAAGCCGAATTCTTGGTTTATGAGTTCTTCCCTTGGACACTCGTGCGAGAAATCGGGGTGATAGATGCCGGAAGAAAAGCCGAGGTTGAAGAAATATTACAAAACTTTACGATTTCGACACCTGTAAAGGTTTTTCGGGAATGGTACTATTAA
- the darG gene encoding type II toxin-antitoxin system antitoxin DNA ADP-ribosyl glycohydrolase DarG, with protein sequence MIHFKQGNLLTEKADALVNTVNCVGVMGKGIALQFKQAFPENFRAYKTACDAKRIHPGQMFVVATDKLFPKYIINFPTKRHWKGKSKIEDIKAGLIALVEEVKRLEITSIAIPPLGCGNGGLDWAAVKPLIVQSFAEVPDIEVMIFEPTGAPVADQIPVATSTPKMTIGRALLIRLLELYGIPGYRLTKLEIQKLAYFLQVAGEPLRLRYVKHQFGPYADNLNHVLQKIEGHYIRGYGDRTETSAMYVLEKGRDAADRFLSAHPDTGARRQRVSDLIEGFETPYGLEMLATLHWVATEDPQAAIDCDRAIEKVQEWSDRKRHLFKPNHLRIAWERLHTQNWFNINSDAETP encoded by the coding sequence ATGATTCACTTTAAGCAAGGCAACCTATTGACAGAAAAGGCTGATGCCCTGGTGAACACCGTTAACTGTGTCGGTGTCATGGGGAAGGGGATTGCTTTGCAATTTAAGCAGGCGTTCCCGGAAAATTTCCGAGCCTATAAAACAGCTTGTGATGCTAAGAGAATCCATCCGGGGCAGATGTTTGTAGTTGCTACGGATAAGCTATTCCCCAAATACATCATTAATTTCCCCACTAAGCGCCACTGGAAGGGAAAATCTAAAATAGAAGATATCAAAGCGGGATTAATTGCACTGGTTGAGGAAGTCAAACGGTTAGAAATTACCTCGATCGCAATTCCTCCTCTGGGATGCGGAAATGGGGGCTTAGATTGGGCGGCAGTTAAGCCTCTCATCGTTCAATCTTTTGCGGAAGTTCCCGATATTGAGGTGATGATTTTTGAACCGACTGGCGCACCGGTGGCGGACCAAATACCGGTGGCTACCTCTACCCCTAAAATGACCATCGGGCGTGCTTTATTGATTCGCTTGCTGGAATTGTACGGGATTCCTGGGTATCGCTTAACTAAGCTGGAAATTCAAAAACTCGCCTATTTTTTGCAAGTAGCTGGCGAACCGTTAAGACTGCGCTACGTCAAACATCAATTCGGACCTTATGCAGACAATCTTAATCATGTTTTGCAAAAGATTGAAGGTCATTACATTCGCGGATATGGCGATCGCACTGAAACTTCGGCAATGTATGTCTTAGAAAAGGGTCGTGACGCTGCCGATCGCTTTTTATCAGCACATCCCGATACGGGCGCGCGCCGGCAACGAGTCAGCGATTTAATTGAAGGATTTGAGACCCCTTACGGGCTGGAAATGTTGGCAACCCTTCACTGGGTGGCCACGGAAGATCCGCAAGCTGCCATCGATTGCGATCGCGCTATTGAAAAAGTACAGGAATGGAGCGATCGCAAGCGCCATCTATTTAAACCTAACCATCTGCGAATAGCTTGGGAACGCCTTCACACTCAGAACTGGTTTAATATCAATAGCGATGCCGAAACCCCATAA
- a CDS encoding DUF433 domain-containing protein: MQLQDYFDILSSDEIRIKGSRIGIETILYEYIYRRCTAEEIAKTYPSLTLEQVYATILYYLHHRDIVSNYMGNWLEYCLKSEREQDNNPPPPVVRLLNLKAEGGIKKPVFHEH, from the coding sequence ATGCAACTTCAGGATTACTTTGACATTCTCTCCTCTGATGAAATTCGCATCAAAGGCTCCCGAATCGGTATTGAAACGATTCTCTATGAGTACATCTATCGCCGTTGCACGGCTGAGGAAATCGCGAAAACTTATCCTTCGCTGACTCTAGAGCAAGTTTATGCCACAATTCTGTACTATCTTCACCATCGAGACATCGTAAGCAATTACATGGGTAACTGGTTGGAATATTGCCTAAAATCTGAGCGCGAACAGGATAATAATCCTCCGCCGCCTGTGGTCAGACTCTTAAATTTAAAAGCAGAAGGAGGGATAAAAAAGCCAGTTTTCCATGAACATTAA
- a CDS encoding DUF5615 family PIN-like protein, which produces MISEQAVPPLYQEQILRRTRDLTVWMVGDPGIPPRGTQDPEILLWCELNKFVLVTNNRRSMPVHLAEHLT; this is translated from the coding sequence ATGATTTCTGAACAGGCTGTACCTCCTCTCTATCAAGAGCAAATTTTACGTCGTACCCGGGATTTAACCGTTTGGATGGTGGGAGACCCAGGAATTCCACCCAGAGGGACTCAAGATCCAGAAATATTGTTGTGGTGCGAACTCAACAAGTTTGTTCTGGTGACGAACAATCGCCGGTCAATGCCAGTACATTTGGCGGAACATCTAACCTAA
- a CDS encoding HNH endonuclease — translation MSENYISASLRRFVEERANYRCEYCLLPANVAFFSHEIDHIIAQKHGGITEANNLALTCWRCNRHKGSDLGSFDPETGEFSFLFNPRTQEWIEHFTREQLTILGVTPEGRTTVKLLQMNTQDRLTERRRLYNSSDLI, via the coding sequence ATGAGTGAAAACTATATCAGCGCATCACTTCGCCGTTTCGTTGAAGAACGAGCCAATTATCGCTGTGAATATTGCTTGCTTCCAGCAAATGTTGCATTTTTTTCTCACGAAATCGACCATATTATCGCCCAAAAACACGGCGGTATCACCGAGGCGAATAACCTGGCTTTGACCTGCTGGCGTTGCAATCGCCACAAAGGTAGCGATCTGGGTTCTTTCGATCCAGAAACGGGAGAATTCAGTTTTCTATTCAATCCTAGAACCCAGGAGTGGATAGAACACTTTACTCGGGAACAATTGACAATTTTGGGGGTGACTCCAGAAGGACGCACGACGGTTAAACTGCTTCAAATGAATACCCAGGATCGGCTGACCGAAAGACGGCGATTGTATAATAGTTCAGACTTGATTTGA
- a CDS encoding cysteine desulfurase family protein — protein sequence MTDSYPIYLDYHATTPVDPRVAEKILHYMTVEFGNANSIDHIYGDRTQKAVSQAARQVAELVGASPREIIFTSGATESINLAIQGSIINHQSPYLPRIAVSPVEHPAVLDTGQALVKQGLIDITYLSVDKQGQIDLESVDKVCRDRVSLLCLMAANNEIGTIYPIAEIGKIAQTHQVAFLCDGSQAVGKIPINFEEWGITYLAISGHKLYGPKGVGALVARKGYPLKPMMFGGGHQGGMRSGTLNVPGIVGLGEACRLRGLEMAEDEARIANLRDKLQDLLLEKIPGLVVNGDINHRLSGNLHISIPDVPNSAIIARVRDRLAISTGAACSSGVEAPSHVLRAIALSPNAMEGALRIGIGKFTTESEIHRAAEILAGAIGTIRQLMEA from the coding sequence ATGACTGACTCTTATCCCATCTATCTCGACTACCATGCTACCACTCCAGTTGACCCCAGAGTGGCTGAGAAAATCCTGCATTATATGACGGTAGAATTTGGGAATGCTAACAGTATAGACCATATTTATGGCGATCGCACCCAAAAAGCTGTATCCCAAGCGGCGCGACAAGTGGCGGAATTAGTCGGTGCTTCCCCAAGAGAAATCATCTTTACTTCTGGCGCTACTGAAAGCATTAATTTGGCTATTCAAGGTAGCATCATTAATCATCAATCCCCATATTTGCCGAGAATTGCCGTCTCTCCCGTGGAACATCCAGCCGTTTTAGATACCGGTCAGGCTTTAGTTAAACAAGGGTTAATTGATATCACTTATTTGTCCGTTGATAAACAGGGTCAAATCGACTTGGAATCCGTGGATAAGGTGTGCCGGGATCGGGTTTCTCTGTTATGTCTGATGGCTGCTAATAACGAAATTGGGACGATTTATCCCATAGCAGAAATTGGCAAAATTGCCCAAACTCACCAGGTCGCTTTTTTGTGCGATGGCTCCCAAGCTGTGGGTAAAATACCTATCAATTTTGAGGAATGGGGAATCACTTATTTGGCGATTTCTGGTCATAAACTCTACGGACCAAAAGGAGTCGGTGCGTTGGTGGCTAGAAAAGGTTATCCACTCAAGCCGATGATGTTTGGCGGCGGACATCAAGGAGGAATGAGGTCTGGTACTCTCAACGTGCCGGGAATTGTGGGGTTGGGAGAAGCCTGTCGCCTGCGAGGTTTGGAAATGGCAGAAGATGAGGCAAGAATTGCTAATTTGCGCGATAAATTACAGGATTTACTACTTGAAAAAATACCCGGTTTGGTGGTTAATGGAGATATTAATCATCGCTTATCGGGAAATCTGCATATTTCGATTCCAGATGTTCCGAATAGTGCGATTATAGCACGAGTGCGCGATCGCCTGGCGATTTCTACGGGGGCGGCTTGTTCCTCTGGAGTGGAAGCACCATCCCATGTTTTGCGGGCGATCGCTTTATCCCCAAATGCCATGGAAGGAGCCTTGCGAATTGGTATTGGCAAATTTACCACCGAGTCGGAAATTCATCGCGCCGCCGAGATTTTAGCGGGTGCTATTGGTACTATCCGCCAGTTGATGGAAGCCTAG
- a CDS encoding DUF4149 domain-containing protein, with protein sequence MTFIPKVQYSPSRWLTLVLITMAFWVGGSLILDVVIMPAMYVSGMMQEPSFASTGGIVFSAFNHMEILFAALALTGMMVLGMTLPEGFSNRIRTLTVLSSILLAIALLYTYSLTPQMTALGVNLNLFNPVESTPEGMNQLHFGYLSLESLKLFAAGTILAWCYHNHNFAETIEQ encoded by the coding sequence ATGACATTTATACCTAAAGTTCAATACAGTCCCTCCCGCTGGCTAACTCTGGTTCTGATCACCATGGCATTTTGGGTCGGTGGCAGCCTGATTTTGGATGTGGTAATTATGCCAGCGATGTATGTATCTGGGATGATGCAAGAACCTAGTTTTGCCTCCACAGGCGGAATAGTTTTCTCGGCATTTAATCATATGGAAATCCTTTTCGCCGCCTTAGCCTTAACCGGAATGATGGTGTTAGGAATGACTCTACCTGAAGGGTTCAGTAATCGGATTCGTACCCTGACGGTGTTATCTTCTATCTTGTTGGCGATCGCTCTACTGTACACCTACAGCCTCACCCCCCAAATGACTGCCCTAGGGGTGAATTTGAATCTATTTAACCCTGTTGAATCGACTCCAGAGGGGATGAACCAACTACACTTTGGCTATTTAAGTCTGGAATCCTTAAAACTGTTCGCCGCCGGGACTATTTTAGCTTGGTGTTATCATAATCATAATTTTGCTGAAACCATCGAACAGTAA
- the queC gene encoding 7-cyano-7-deazaguanine synthase QueC has translation MKAVILLSGGLDSSTVLYQAKADGCECYALSFNYQQRHLRELEAAAKIAEAAGVAAHQVVEFDLKRWGGSALTDHNIDLPCDRTLAEMSATIPITYVPARNTIFLSLALAYGETIGADRIYIGVNALDYSGYPDCRPDYIAAMQSVFRLGTKQGREGNAITINTPLIDLKKTDIIQLGNSLGVPWEYTWSCYGGEAQACGVCDACRLRLAAFEALGLTDPISYAKR, from the coding sequence GTGAAAGCAGTAATTCTACTCTCTGGTGGACTTGATTCTTCCACAGTGCTGTATCAGGCGAAAGCTGATGGCTGTGAATGCTATGCACTGTCCTTCAACTACCAGCAGCGACACCTACGAGAATTGGAGGCGGCGGCCAAAATTGCCGAGGCGGCGGGGGTAGCAGCTCATCAAGTGGTAGAGTTTGACCTCAAGCGTTGGGGAGGGTCAGCCTTGACGGATCATAACATCGATTTACCTTGCGATCGCACTTTGGCAGAAATGTCCGCAACCATCCCCATTACATACGTCCCCGCCAGAAACACCATTTTTCTGAGTTTGGCGCTGGCTTACGGGGAAACCATCGGAGCCGATCGCATTTATATTGGAGTCAATGCACTAGACTACTCAGGATATCCCGACTGTCGCCCTGATTATATCGCCGCCATGCAGTCCGTGTTCCGTCTGGGAACCAAACAAGGACGCGAAGGTAATGCTATTACCATCAACACTCCCCTAATTGACCTCAAGAAAACAGATATCATCCAATTGGGGAACAGTTTAGGGGTTCCCTGGGAATATACCTGGTCTTGCTATGGGGGAGAAGCCCAAGCCTGTGGGGTATGTGATGCTTGTCGTTTGCGTCTGGCTGCTTTTGAAGCCTTGGGGTTAACTGATCCCATTTCCTATGCTAAAAGATAA
- the tatC gene encoding twin-arginine translocase subunit TatC, with the protein MIKPPEPQISPDDDDYLNQIPDDVEMSLFDHLEELRQRIFYSLISVVVGIVICFIAVKPIVQILKVPAQGVKLLQLAPGEYFFVSLKVAGYSGLLVASPFIIFQIIQFVLPGLTLRERRFLGPVFLGSTFLFLIGLVFAYLAIVPAALTFFINYGSEVVEQLWSISEYFEFVLKLLLVTAIAFQVPIIQILLGILGIVSSQKMLSIWRYVVMGAAIMGAFLTPSTDPLTQSLLGGAIVFLYFGGVGAVKLLGK; encoded by the coding sequence CTGATTAAGCCACCAGAACCTCAAATTTCCCCCGATGATGATGACTACCTCAACCAAATTCCTGATGATGTAGAAATGTCTCTGTTTGACCACCTGGAAGAATTAAGACAGCGCATTTTTTACTCCTTAATTTCTGTGGTCGTTGGGATAGTTATTTGTTTTATCGCAGTTAAACCAATTGTCCAAATTTTAAAGGTTCCCGCTCAAGGGGTAAAACTTTTACAATTGGCTCCGGGAGAGTATTTCTTTGTCTCCCTGAAAGTGGCTGGATATAGCGGTTTACTGGTGGCGAGTCCGTTTATTATTTTTCAGATTATCCAGTTCGTTTTACCAGGACTTACCCTCCGGGAACGACGATTTTTGGGTCCGGTTTTTCTGGGGTCAACTTTTCTGTTCTTAATCGGATTGGTTTTTGCTTATCTGGCTATCGTTCCGGCGGCTCTGACGTTCTTTATTAATTATGGTTCTGAGGTGGTAGAACAGCTATGGTCAATTTCTGAATACTTTGAGTTTGTCCTGAAATTGTTGTTGGTAACTGCGATCGCATTTCAAGTGCCGATTATTCAGATTTTGTTGGGGATATTAGGTATTGTCTCTTCTCAGAAAATGTTATCTATCTGGCGATATGTGGTGATGGGAGCCGCTATTATGGGGGCATTTTTAACCCCCTCTACTGACCCATTGACTCAAAGTTTGTTGGGAGGCGCTATTGTCTTCTTATACTTTGGCGGCGTGGGAGCGGTTAAACTCCTGGGAAAATAA
- a CDS encoding glycoside hydrolase family 10 protein: MSKTPYRFWKLLISLVVAVSVFVAIAISSTSPIPARSVTEIRGVWLTNVDSDILFSKSGLTQALDRLRNLNFNTIYPTVWQGGYTLYPSRVAEEVFGISLDPHPGLQKRDMLSEVVREGHKRGLKVIPWFEFGFMAPIDSELAKLHPNWLTQTQDGSFTKPGGNPEWVWLNPFHPEVQQFILNLVTEIVKNYDIDGIQFDDHFGLPAELGYDPFTVQLFQDEHGQSPPENPLDTYWVRWRADQLNQFMERVFYGVKAIQEDCLISLSPNPLHFALPAYLQDWFTWERKGWIEQLVPQIYRSDMSHFIREIERAEIELAKHHIPVVIGILSGLNNRPTATHIIEEQVINVRDRHFAGVSFFFYESLWNWAEDPPEERENRLKKLFSQEFNRSHAAKV; encoded by the coding sequence ATGAGCAAAACACCCTATAGATTCTGGAAACTGTTGATTTCATTGGTGGTAGCTGTTAGTGTTTTTGTGGCGATCGCCATTTCCTCTACTTCTCCAATTCCAGCCAGGTCTGTCACGGAAATCAGGGGAGTTTGGCTAACTAATGTTGACAGTGATATTTTATTTTCAAAATCCGGCTTAACTCAGGCTTTAGACCGCCTACGAAATCTGAATTTTAACACTATTTATCCGACCGTGTGGCAGGGAGGTTATACCCTATATCCTAGCCGTGTAGCTGAGGAGGTTTTTGGTATTTCCCTAGACCCCCACCCCGGATTACAAAAACGAGATATGCTCTCGGAGGTGGTGCGGGAAGGACATAAACGGGGATTAAAAGTTATCCCTTGGTTCGAGTTTGGGTTTATGGCTCCCATTGATTCAGAATTAGCCAAACTTCACCCGAACTGGTTAACACAAACCCAAGATGGTAGTTTCACGAAACCGGGAGGAAATCCTGAGTGGGTGTGGTTAAATCCATTTCATCCCGAAGTACAACAATTCATTTTAAATCTAGTGACTGAAATTGTCAAGAACTATGATATTGATGGCATTCAATTTGATGATCATTTTGGCTTACCTGCTGAGTTAGGTTACGACCCCTTTACGGTCCAACTATTTCAGGATGAACACGGTCAATCACCGCCAGAAAATCCCCTAGATACCTATTGGGTGAGATGGCGAGCCGACCAACTGAATCAGTTTATGGAGAGGGTCTTTTATGGAGTTAAAGCGATTCAAGAAGATTGTCTGATTTCCCTGTCTCCGAACCCCCTACATTTTGCGCTTCCGGCTTATCTTCAGGACTGGTTTACTTGGGAGAGAAAAGGTTGGATTGAACAGTTAGTGCCGCAAATCTATCGTTCTGATATGTCTCATTTTATCAGAGAAATAGAACGAGCAGAAATCGAATTAGCCAAACATCATATTCCGGTTGTCATCGGGATTTTAAGCGGTTTAAACAATCGTCCCACCGCGACCCATATCATAGAAGAACAGGTGATAAATGTACGCGATCGCCATTTTGCGGGAGTATCTTTTTTCTTCTATGAAAGCCTGTGGAATTGGGCGGAAGACCCCCCAGAGGAGCGAGAAAATCGGCTGAAAAAGTTATTTTCCCAGGAGTTTAACCGCTCCCACGCCGCCAAAGTATAA
- a CDS encoding calcium-binding protein, with the protein MSAFGFGTMAQDINISPLSDLTDIIDQESIREEEEDPEIGLLDNSDNDTLPVDNGDNGDNGDNGDNGDNDTLPVDNGDNGDNGDNGDNGDNGDNGDNGEEEEEEIPFIPEPAPPIPQPTPAPFEPTPPPVAQPTPPPPVPIPTPPPTPTPTPAPTPTPTPTPTPTPTPTPTPTPTPSQPTPTPTPSQPTPTPTPSEPTPTPSEPTPSEPTPTPTLPSADHVFEGGDGNSLILGTEGNDLLYGGGGNNTLYGFTGNDTLIGGGGNDLLYGGQNNDFLDGGNGNNTLYGGLNDDTLLGGIGRDLLFGEAGNDFLDGGDGNDTLYGGEDNDTLLGGNGNDLLFGNQGNDSLDGGPGDDTLYGGKGDDTLLGSQGDDILLGNQGNDILYGGDGDDCLYGGQGDDTLYGGRGRDYLSGDRGNDFLVGVDTSADFPGLTTIDTLVGGEGFDTFVLGNEKGPFYDNGNDDINGVADYALILNFNSATDVILLSNDDYLFSTDIPQPLPQGTAIFRRTPGENELIAILEGVVDLQFDGTNLDDGPIRFI; encoded by the coding sequence ATGAGTGCTTTCGGGTTTGGCACAATGGCACAGGATATAAATATATCACCATTATCTGACCTTACCGATATTATTGATCAGGAATCCATACGCGAGGAAGAAGAAGACCCGGAGATCGGACTCCTTGACAATAGCGATAATGACACCCTCCCCGTTGACAATGGCGATAATGGGGACAATGGCGATAATGGGGACAATGGCGATAATGACACCCTCCCCGTTGACAATGGCGATAATGGGGACAATGGCGATAATGGGGACAATGGCGATAATGGGGACAATGGCGATAATGGAGAGGAGGAGGAGGAGGAAATCCCTTTTATCCCAGAACCCGCGCCACCAATTCCTCAACCGACACCTGCACCTTTTGAACCCACACCTCCTCCGGTTGCTCAACCGACACCGCCGCCTCCGGTTCCCATTCCTACACCACCACCCACACCCACACCCACACCCGCACCGACTCCTACACCTACACCCACACCGACACCCACACCGACTCCTACACCCACACCGACTCCTACACCTTCTCAACCCACACCGACTCCTACACCTTCTCAACCCACACCAACTCCTACCCCTTCTGAACCCACACCGACACCTTCTGAACCCACACCTTCTGAACCCACACCCACGCCGACTCTACCAAGCGCAGATCATGTGTTTGAGGGTGGCGACGGTAATAGTTTAATTTTGGGAACAGAAGGAAATGATTTGCTCTATGGTGGGGGTGGTAATAATACCCTCTATGGTTTTACCGGGAATGACACCCTGATCGGAGGTGGGGGTAATGATCTCCTATATGGGGGTCAAAATAACGATTTCTTAGATGGCGGAAATGGTAACAATACCCTCTATGGAGGTTTAAATGATGACACCCTATTGGGGGGAATTGGTCGAGATCTGCTATTTGGAGAAGCAGGTAATGATTTCTTAGATGGTGGCGATGGTAATGATACGCTCTATGGCGGCGAGGATAATGATACTTTATTGGGTGGTAATGGTAATGATCTTTTGTTTGGGAATCAGGGAAATGATAGCCTAGATGGGGGTCCGGGTGATGATACTCTCTATGGGGGTAAGGGTGATGATACTCTGTTGGGTAGCCAGGGTGATGATATACTGCTAGGAAACCAGGGAAATGATATCCTCTATGGCGGAGATGGGGATGATTGTTTATATGGGGGTCAGGGTGATGATACTCTCTATGGCGGTCGAGGTAGGGATTATTTAAGTGGCGATCGCGGTAATGATTTCCTGGTTGGTGTTGATACTAGCGCTGATTTCCCAGGACTGACAACTATTGACACCCTGGTTGGGGGAGAAGGTTTTGATACTTTTGTATTAGGCAATGAAAAAGGACCGTTTTACGATAACGGTAATGATGATATTAATGGTGTGGCTGACTATGCTTTGATTTTGAATTTTAACAGCGCTACTGATGTCATCTTACTGAGTAATGACGATTATTTATTCTCTACTGATATCCCCCAACCACTCCCACAAGGGACTGCTATTTTCCGTCGGACTCCCGGCGAAAATGAGTTGATTGCTATCTTAGAAGGGGTCGTAGATCTTCAATTTGATGGCACTAATCTTGATGATGGACCGATTAGGTTTATCTAG